The stretch of DNA AATCACTAAACATTATTTCACTCCATTTCTCTATTTAAGTGATATTTTTCAATTGCTTCCTATAAAATCCATTTTAAATGCATTTTATATGCATTTTAATTTTAATGCTTTACTTTAATAAATTCAACTATTGTATTTCAAGTTTAATGACTATTCTACTACTATACAGGATAGTTAAACGATTTAATTACTTTTTTGCTCTTTATTTTCATTTATTATAAATTTAACTATCCTATCCTTATAATTTTTCCCTTATTTTTACTTTTTATCTTTGAAACTTATCTCCTTTATCTAATTATCTTTCTAGTAACTGCTCCAATACCTATCCCCATCATAGCAACACCAACTAACATTTCTACATTAGTAACCATATAACTACTTGCTGTGGGTTGAGCTGTATTAAACCCAACTCCTGCAAACATTCCCACGCTTAAATTAATTGCTTCATTGAAGTACTCTTTTAGTTCTGCTAAATTAAAATTATTAAATATCGTATAGTAGTTAACTAACTGCCCATTTATATCAATCCCAAATCCTAAATATAAAACTGAAAAAATTAATATTATGATTATAGATGAATATACTGCATATATAGGTCTTTCTCCATATCCACAAGTTGACCAAGTTAAAAATGAAACTATTCTAGGCATAGGTTTTAAAACTTTAGCTTTAGTTTTTTGTGCTAAATAATAATACTCCCCAAAATTATTGTTTAATTGATTTCCTTTGAATTTATTAGCCAAAGTTTCATAAACCATATAAATCCCTTCATATTCAGACCTAGTTTTACTTCTTAATTTTATTTTATCTACAAATGTCTTTTCATCCATTTTACTTATGTATTTATCTCTAAATTCTAAGTCTTGTATGTATGTATTTAATATCTTAGCTCCACTTAAATCAGTATCAGCTATTATAGTTAAATTTAATTCTGAATTTTTAATTATTACGCTTGTCATATCTGTTAAATTGAAATTTGAATTTTGAATACTACAATTCTCAAACACAGCATAATTCAATAAGCAATTAAGAAACTTTCCATATATATTGCATCCTTTAAAAATACATGAAAAATTATCATTTTTATTTAAAGAAGGAATTGCATCACTTTCTTCCTTAAATAATATACAATTTTCAAAAGCTACTCCTCCACTACCAAAGTCGCAATTTATAAAATAGCATCCTATAAATTTACAATCTTTAAACTTCATGTTGTTAAACTTACAGTTTTGAAAAGTACTACAAATAATATCTTTATTTGAAACCTCCTCAAAGTTTTCTTCACCCTTTATCCTATGTTCCCCAAATATACGGCCATTAAAATCCTTATAACTATATTCTTTATCTGGCATATAATCTTTAGATATATTTTTAGTTTCTCTTAATTTCTTAAATAGCTTTCCATTATTTTTAAGTCTATTATGGAATTGATTTTTTGCTTTGGAATTTTCTTCTTTAAAGTTTATGTACGCCAAATCTTTCACCTCTTGTATCTACTAATAATTTTTAGTATTCCACAATGATGTACTTTTATTATTTTATTTAAAATAAGTTATTTGAATTTGCCTCTAATTATTAATTTTAATATTATAAATTATAAAAACCCTCTATTTTTTTAACAGAGGGTTTTTTCAATATGTTAAAATATATTATTCAGCCTTAATATTTACAAACACATCATCTGCTGATGGTTTCTTCTTTATAAAGCCTTTATTGTAAAGCCATTCTATATTTTCTTCCCAAACTTTTGAATCTTGTGAAAGGAAATTAGCATTTTCTGTTTCCATCTTAGGTAATAAAATATCCATACTTTGTTTTTCAACTGCTTCTGTTAATGGGAAGCTATCTGCTTGTTGATGATCTAATAGTAATTTTAGTGAAGCTTGTGGATCATTTTTCATATCTTCAAAACCTTTTTTAGATGCTCTCATAAACTTTTCTACAACTTCTGGTTTTTCTTCTATTGTTTTGTTATTAGCTACAAATACTAATTCATATGCATTTGGAACACCATAATCTGATGGATAGAAATAATTAACATCTAACCCTTTGTCTATCATTACTGGTACTTCGTGATTTACCATTCCACCTGTAGTTGCGTTAACCTTCTTAGTTGCCATTGATGAAATTATATCAAATCCTATATCTACTAAGTTAATTGAATCTGGATTACCATTGTCATTTTTAACCATATCTTTAACTATAGCTTCTGTTAATGGATCACCTGAATAACCTAT from Clostridium chauvoei encodes:
- a CDS encoding pentapeptide repeat-containing protein, yielding MAYINFKEENSKAKNQFHNRLKNNGKLFKKLRETKNISKDYMPDKEYSYKDFNGRIFGEHRIKGEENFEEVSNKDIICSTFQNCKFNNMKFKDCKFIGCYFINCDFGSGGVAFENCILFKEESDAIPSLNKNDNFSCIFKGCNIYGKFLNCLLNYAVFENCSIQNSNFNLTDMTSVIIKNSELNLTIIADTDLSGAKILNTYIQDLEFRDKYISKMDEKTFVDKIKLRSKTRSEYEGIYMVYETLANKFKGNQLNNNFGEYYYLAQKTKAKVLKPMPRIVSFLTWSTCGYGERPIYAVYSSIIIILIFSVLYLGFGIDINGQLVNYYTIFNNFNLAELKEYFNEAINLSVGMFAGVGFNTAQPTASSYMVTNVEMLVGVAMMGIGIGAVTRKIIR
- a CDS encoding ABC transporter substrate-binding protein gives rise to the protein MKNLKKISSLVLILCLTLTLISCGTNRKVSTDSKELEEVDLVLDWYPNAVHSFIYNAIEKGYYEKEGLKVNVKFPANSSDPLSLTGAGQATFGIYYPQHLINAIANENIPVKSVGAIVQSGLNVVISLKEENITRPKNFTNKTIGYSGDPLTEAIVKDMVKNDNGNPDSINLVDIGFDIISSMATKKVNATTGGMVNHEVPVMIDKGLDVNYFYPSDYGVPNAYELVFVANNKTIEEKPEVVEKFMRASKKGFEDMKNDPQASLKLLLDHQQADSFPLTEAVEKQSMDILLPKMETENANFLSQDSKVWEENIEWLYNKGFIKKKPSADDVFVNIKAE